The Natribaculum luteum genome contains the following window.
CCTGGCGAGCGATCGGAGCGTCCCGATCGGCAGGAGGCTACGCTCGTCGTTCGCGTTACCTGCGCCGACAGTTCGCGACTCGAGTCCGAGTTGCGCCGCGCTCTGCCCACCCGTGCTCTCGTCGCCGGTCTCGAGGCGTTCGACGTCGTAGGGGTGTGACACCGGCACCTCCCAGACGATATCGCCGTCGGGATCGATCTCGAGGATCCGTTCGCCGTGCGTGTCGGCGACGAGGGTGTTGCCGCCGGGCAGGCGGTCGGCGTCGCGGGGCCACTCCATCCGTGCGTCGGTCCACTCCCAGGTTCGGTTCCACTCGCCGTCCTCGCGCTGGAACTCCTGGACGCGGTCGTTCTCCGAGTCGGCGACGAGTACGGCTGGACCGCCCTCGTCTTCCGGGATGTAGTCCGGATTGTGCTGCTCGTACAGGACGTCGTAGTCGTCCTCGGCACCCAGGGTCCACTCCTCGAGCAGGCCCTCGTCTCGGTCGAGGAAGACGACCTGGTCCTGGTTTCGCAGGCTGACCACGATCCGTCCCGCCTGCTCTCCGCGCTCGACGTACTCGACGTCGTTGATGTGTGCCCAGTTGGTCGGGTACGCGCCGCCTCCATCGACGGGGAACTCGCTCTGGGCGTCCCAGAGCCACTCGACGAGTTCCGTCTCGGTGTCGACGACGAACACCTGATCTGCGACGATGTCGGCGACGACGATGTGGGTGTCGTCGATGCGATCCACGTCGTGCCACTCGCCGGATTTCTCCCGGTGGTCGTAGCGGGCGTAGATCTCCTCGGTCTCGCCGGTCGAGAGGTTGACCCGTTCGACGACGTTGCGCGTACACGGCGGCGTTCGACAGGTCGGTCCCTCTGTGTGGATCGTGTCGGTTGCGGCGTACTCGACGGTCGTCGCCTCGCTGTCGACGGGGTCGACGTCGAAGTACTTCGTGTGACTGCTGTCGTAGTACTCGAGGCTGCCGTCCGGCGCGTAGGCGACGATCGTCCCGTACCGGCCCGACTCGGTGACGACCGTGTGGCCGTCTCGAGGCTCCGCCCTGGGGACGTCCGCCTCACTCGCGGTCGAGCGGCCGTGAGCCGACCCGTAGGCGATGACGGCACTCGACAGCACGACGACGATCACGAAGGTGGCCCGGAGGCGGTTTCGGGTGAGAACCGAGCGGACGTTCACGATATCATCACCCGCGCGCGCAGTGGAGAACGTGACATGTCTCGAGGACCTACCTGCGCCGTTCTACGGGAAGCGTCATATGCTCTTGGCACCGCCGGCCGCGTTTGCCCGCTCTCGCAGTTGAACCCCTTTTGATCGGTCTTACTGACGGATGCTGGATCCACGCGTACTCGTCACCGGCGTCGCTGGCTTTATCGGATCGAACCTCGCCAACGAGTTGGCCGAGCGCAACGAGGTCGTCGCGGTCGACGACTGTCACCTCGACACACCGAAGATTCTCTCTCCCGACGTCGAGTTCGTCGAGGCGAGCGTCCTCGACGAGGACCTCCCGACGGACGTCGACGTCGTCTTCCACCTCGCGGCACTTTCCTCGTACGCGATGCACGAGGAAACTCCCCGTCGTGGCGTGTGTCAACGTCGTCGAACAGGCCCGCAAGGATGGGTGTGACACGGTCGTCTACGCCGACTCGACGCGACGACACGCACGCTGGACGTTACGCCGTCGTTCTCGCATCGGAAGGCATATGTCTCTTTGATCGAATTTTGTGACGACTGATGCAGGACCAGCGTTTCCTCGAGTCCGATTGGGATTACTGCGTGGTGCTGGACGCGTGTCGTTACGACGTCTTCAGCGAGCTTTACGACGAGTATCTCGACGGTACTCTCGAAAAGCGCTGGAGCACCGGTTCGTCCACCCCGGAGTGGGCCTACCGGACGTTCACCGGTGACCACGACCTCGCGTACTTCTCGTCGAACCCCTTCATCAACAGCCTCGGCATCCCGCTGAACGAACTGAAGTGGGGTGCAAGCTGTGACTACGAGTGGTCTGCGACAGACCACATAAGCCAGGTTTTCGACGTGTGGAAACACGGCTGGGACGACGACCTCGGGACGGTCCCGCCCGAGAGCCTCGCGGAGTCGTTTCACGACCACCGAGACGCCGTCGAGCGTGCCGAGCGGACCGTCATCCACTACATGCAACCGCACGCTCCCTACCTCGCTCGAGGCAAGGGCCAGAAGTTAAAACAGATCCGCAAGGGGATCCGTCGTCAGGAGGAAGCCGAAGAGAGCAACGAGGACGGCGGCTTGCTCTCGTCGGTCGGCGACACCGTTCGACCGCGCGTCGAGAGCGCCCTCGAGGACAGCGAGGTCGCACAGAAGGCCGGCCTGTGGCTCGAACTCGACCCCGGCACCCTCCTGCGCGACGGCACGCGTGAGGCGGCGCTTGCGTACTACGAGGAGAACCTCCGGATCGCCCTCGAGTCCGTCGTGGACCTGATCGACGAACTCGACGGCACCGTCGTCGTCACCGCGGACCACGGCGAGGCGTTCGGCGAGGAAGGCGTCTGGGAACACCACATCGAGACACACATCCCTGCGCTGATGGAGGTCCCGTGGCTCGAAGTGCAGTAGGACTCGAGGCGGGTTCTACCACACGATGCATCGCTGGAACGGGAGAGCGGTCCGGACGCGTATCGACGACGATGATCGGCTGTCGTGGCCCGAATCGACCGCACGCGACTCGAGGTCAGCAGCGACGTCCCGACGCTGGTCGCCGACGTCGCACTCGTCTCGGTGACGACGCCTATATGAGTCACGATGTCGCACATCGCCTCGCCCTCGAAACTCGCCAAAAATCGTCGTCTCGAGCCGTTCACACGTTCGGGAGGGAAAAATTGATAACCGTCCCATCTAACCGCCAACCATACCGATCAGAATGAGGACCAGTCACTATTTTGAGTTCGAAGACGTGGTGACAGGGGGGGTCCGGGAGTCGGTGAAACACCAGCGAAAGATGTTAGAAGAGCGGGGGATCGAGTACACCGTCGAGCCCGATCTCGACGCCGACGTTCTGCATCTGAATCTCATGGGTCCTCGGTCGATCTACTACGCAAAGCGCGCGAAGCGTCGCGACGTTCCGGTCGTGATCCACACTCACGTGACCGCCGAGGACTTCGGCGACAGCTTTCGATTTACGAACCTGCTCGCCAAACCCCTGCGGCCGTATCTCGAGACGGCCTACAGTCTCGGCGACGCGCTGGTCTGTCCCTCGGAGTACAACCGAGAACTCATCGAGACGTACTCCGATGCGAAGACGACCGTCATCTCGAACGGCGTCGACCGGGAGAAACTCGAGGGCTTCGAGACGCTCACAGAGGAGTACCGAAAGCGGTACGACCTGACGCCGCCGGTCGTCTTCCTCGTCGGGCACGTGATCAAGCGAAAGGGGCTTCGCGAGTTCGTCGAGACGGCCCGCCGGATGCCCGAACTGGACTTCGTCTGGTTCGGTCCACTCGACCTCTCGCTGAAGGGACGAGAGACGACGAAACTCATCGAGGAGTCGCCGGACAACTGCACGTTCACGGGCTTTGTCGACGATATCCGTGGCGCGTACGCCGCCGGAGACATCTTCTTCTTCCCAACACACGAGGAGAACGAAGGAATCGCACTGCTCGAGGCGATGAGCACCGGGACGCCGGTCGTCGTCAGGGACATCGACACGTTCGCGTGGCTCGAGGACGGACACGACTGCCTGAAGTCAGACGGGACGTTCGACGAACAGCTCGCGCGGCTCACAGACGAGACGGTACGAGAGCGACTCGGCGAGAACGCGTTACAGACCAGCGAACAGTTCTCGCTCTCGAATACGGCAGATCAGTTGCACTCGCTGTACACGGGGTTGACCTGATATGAAAGTCGGATTCTTCACGGACAGCTACTTCCCGGAGATCGACGGGGTAACGTACACGATCAAACACTGGCGGGAACGACTCGAGCGAAACGGTCACGAGGTCTACGTCGTCTATCCCGACGGCGACTACGAACCAGGGGAGCGGGAGATCCCCGTCAGTTCGGTCCCGAACCCGTTTTACAGCGGCTACCGGATCCCGCTTTTCAAACGCCTCTCGGCGCTTCCCGACCTCGATCTCGTCCACTGTCACGGGCCAGCACCGGTCGGCATCCTCGGGCGGTACTACGCCTGGAAGCGCGACGTTCCGGCGATCTACACGCACCATACCCCGCTCGAGGAGTACTTCCCACAGAGTGTCAAGTCGCGACGGCTGGCGTCGCTTCTGACTCGGCTCTACCTCCCCTGGGAGAACACGCTCCTGGGGAGTTTCGACGCCGTCACCGCCTCGACCGAACGGATCGACCGCGAGGTCGACCCCGTCAAACTCCCCGTCGGGATCGACATGGAGTTCTTCCAGCCGACCGACGAGGAGTGGTACCCGGACCGGACGGTGATCGGGTACAGCGGCCGAATCAGCGGCGAGAAGAACGTCGACGAGATCGTCGCGGTCGCCGAACGGCTGTCCGAGTACGAGTTCGTCGTCGTCGGCGAAGGCCCCGCCCGTCGATCGCTCGAATGTGACGCCCCCGACAACGTCGAGTTCCTCGATTTCCTGCCGCGAGAGGAGCTTCCCGTCTTCTACTCGTCGATCGACGCGTTCGTCA
Protein-coding sequences here:
- a CDS encoding glycosyltransferase family 4 protein; amino-acid sequence: MRTSHYFEFEDVVTGGVRESVKHQRKMLEERGIEYTVEPDLDADVLHLNLMGPRSIYYAKRAKRRDVPVVIHTHVTAEDFGDSFRFTNLLAKPLRPYLETAYSLGDALVCPSEYNRELIETYSDAKTTVISNGVDREKLEGFETLTEEYRKRYDLTPPVVFLVGHVIKRKGLREFVETARRMPELDFVWFGPLDLSLKGRETTKLIEESPDNCTFTGFVDDIRGAYAAGDIFFFPTHEENEGIALLEAMSTGTPVVVRDIDTFAWLEDGHDCLKSDGTFDEQLARLTDETVRERLGENALQTSEQFSLSNTADQLHSLYTGLT
- a CDS encoding aryl-sulfate sulfotransferase, with protein sequence MNVRSVLTRNRLRATFVIVVVLSSAVIAYGSAHGRSTASEADVPRAEPRDGHTVVTESGRYGTIVAYAPDGSLEYYDSSHTKYFDVDPVDSEATTVEYAATDTIHTEGPTCRTPPCTRNVVERVNLSTGETEEIYARYDHREKSGEWHDVDRIDDTHIVVADIVADQVFVVDTETELVEWLWDAQSEFPVDGGGAYPTNWAHINDVEYVERGEQAGRIVVSLRNQDQVVFLDRDEGLLEEWTLGAEDDYDVLYEQHNPDYIPEDEGGPAVLVADSENDRVQEFQREDGEWNRTWEWTDARMEWPRDADRLPGGNTLVADTHGERILEIDPDGDIVWEVPVSHPYDVERLETGDESTGGQSAAQLGLESRTVGAGNANDERSLLPIGTLRSLARDLLPHRLTNAAVYVSPVWMGASEFAAAIGIGLTGLAWATLEVKWGLAAAGVRFRTPVYRQDDE
- a CDS encoding glycosyltransferase, with amino-acid sequence MKVGFFTDSYFPEIDGVTYTIKHWRERLERNGHEVYVVYPDGDYEPGEREIPVSSVPNPFYSGYRIPLFKRLSALPDLDLVHCHGPAPVGILGRYYAWKRDVPAIYTHHTPLEEYFPQSVKSRRLASLLTRLYLPWENTLLGSFDAVTASTERIDREVDPVKLPVGIDMEFFQPTDEEWYPDRTVIGYSGRISGEKNVDEIVAVAERLSEYEFVVVGEGPARRSLECDAPDNVEFLDFLPREELPVFYSSIDAFVTASTGDTLGLSTLEANACGTPVAAADVPPFTDTIGPENGARFGYGDRDDMAETIETCLETDWDTRAAVETYSIQHTLEQLESLYREVTLSTDGTYAETTQRWKLPERDRG